From a single Methylosinus sp. H3A genomic region:
- a CDS encoding DUF3175 domain-containing protein, protein MSGQKTSYWSAEVGRKSNALDLELEVFTLDDPRAIARSLKQSAESSLRRKSAPFRSAMSMLNFYINRAGGGLPAERRRILEQAKVELRRVFGRA, encoded by the coding sequence GTGAGCGGACAAAAAACGTCCTATTGGTCGGCCGAGGTCGGGCGCAAGAGCAATGCGCTGGACCTCGAGCTGGAGGTCTTCACGCTCGACGATCCGCGCGCCATCGCGCGCTCGCTGAAGCAATCGGCGGAGTCGAGCCTGCGCCGCAAGAGCGCGCCCTTCCGATCCGCAATGTCCATGCTGAATTTCTATATCAATCGCGCCGGCGGCGGCCTGCCGGCGGAGCGTCGCCGCATATTGGAGCAGGCCAAGGTCGAGCTCAGAAGAGTTTTCGGGCGCGCCTGA
- a CDS encoding acyltransferase family protein produces the protein MSDTLQGSGDVLAYSSSTRVRAEATPTRLRLRELDGLRGWAAFSVLLFHSTWQIFGENFAILRNSSTAGLVDGPLDVSVFFVVSGAALSAPFFAGGGGEYILSAALRRYIRLTTPIVATVLLLILAERFGFARLAEARQFAPGLSAIAGETGLSFAQALKWSLSNVYTKPAEWGPVLPFLWTMPWEMVGSLALFLLLSCYPAMKRPERSIAIGASFLMLLFPYLAAFLFGALIGKAKFTGALNAPAPGRLGFLDSLAAKIAVAAALYVLAAWSMTAGAVAHVHVILAVAVVALALRSRGLSDFLAENALSRFLAKISFPLYLIHYVVIVTATSAAIAFVGDRLTLPLALAISAATILLSIVAAVLFQPIERFAHFASRRFAALVLG, from the coding sequence ATGTCGGACACTCTCCAGGGTTCGGGCGACGTTCTCGCCTATTCCTCGTCCACTCGCGTCCGAGCCGAGGCTACGCCCACGCGTCTGCGGCTTCGCGAGCTCGACGGATTGCGTGGCTGGGCGGCTTTCTCCGTGCTGCTCTTCCATTCGACGTGGCAGATTTTCGGCGAGAATTTTGCTATTCTCCGCAATTCTTCGACAGCGGGACTCGTCGACGGCCCGCTCGATGTGAGCGTCTTCTTCGTCGTCTCCGGCGCGGCGCTGAGCGCGCCCTTCTTCGCGGGCGGCGGCGGCGAATATATCCTCTCCGCGGCTCTGCGACGCTACATCCGCCTGACGACGCCGATCGTCGCGACGGTTCTCCTCCTCATTCTCGCGGAGCGCTTCGGCTTTGCGCGGCTTGCGGAGGCCAGGCAATTCGCGCCGGGCCTTTCCGCCATCGCCGGCGAGACGGGGCTGAGCTTTGCGCAAGCGCTGAAATGGTCGCTCAGCAACGTCTACACCAAGCCCGCCGAATGGGGGCCGGTGCTGCCTTTCCTATGGACCATGCCCTGGGAAATGGTCGGCTCGCTGGCGCTCTTCCTGCTGCTCTCCTGCTATCCGGCGATGAAGCGGCCCGAGCGCTCGATCGCCATCGGCGCTTCTTTTCTCATGCTGCTCTTTCCCTACCTCGCTGCCTTTCTCTTCGGCGCGCTGATCGGAAAGGCGAAATTCACGGGCGCGTTGAACGCGCCGGCGCCGGGGCGTCTCGGCTTCCTAGATTCGCTCGCGGCGAAAATCGCCGTCGCTGCGGCGCTCTACGTGCTCGCCGCCTGGTCGATGACGGCGGGCGCCGTCGCCCATGTGCATGTGATCCTCGCCGTGGCGGTCGTCGCTCTGGCGCTGCGCTCGCGTGGGCTATCGGACTTCCTCGCGGAAAACGCCCTGTCGCGCTTTCTAGCGAAAATCTCTTTCCCGCTCTATCTCATTCATTATGTGGTGATCGTGACGGCGACGTCGGCGGCGATCGCCTTTGTCGGCGATAGGCTCACTTTGCCGCTCGCCTTGGCGATTTCGGCGGCGACGATCCTTCTCTCGATCGTCGCTGCCGTGCTTTTCCAGCCTATCGAGCGCTTCGCCCATTTCGCCAGCCGGCGCTTCGCCGCGCTGGTCCTCGGATGA
- a CDS encoding MgtC/SapB family protein, which produces METTELFRRMTVALAIGLLIGLERGWQAREDEEGERAAGFRTHALAALLGAVWGAISNQTGIGGAVSLGLAFAVFAAAISLFRYREIVHDATFGATTVVASMLAFALGAFAVVGDVEAAAAAGVATAGLLALKSAAHGWLRRLSWEELRSGLTLAAMTVILLPLLPDRAVDPWQAVNPHEIWLMTVLIAVISFLGYVVMKATGGARGVALTGIAGGLVSSTAATMTMARLSREQGGAASLFAAGALFANATMVFRVLAVVTLIDAELLGALAPPFAAGGAVMLLFAAFFMRSAAAVPSGAGFAPKNPLDLGAVLEFGALLTVIAVLARLATRMAGGAGVLAVAAISGLVDVDPITLSVARLDRATLALDVAAAAIGLAVAVNTLAKAALTWWIGGSGIGFRVAAASALALACGLAIALLAR; this is translated from the coding sequence ATGGAGACGACCGAATTGTTCCGCCGCATGACGGTGGCGCTGGCGATCGGCCTGCTGATCGGCCTCGAGCGCGGTTGGCAAGCGCGCGAGGACGAGGAGGGCGAGCGCGCCGCCGGCTTCCGCACCCATGCGCTGGCGGCGCTGCTCGGCGCCGTCTGGGGCGCGATCTCCAATCAGACAGGCATAGGCGGCGCCGTGTCGCTCGGCCTCGCCTTCGCGGTCTTCGCCGCTGCGATCAGCCTGTTTCGCTATCGCGAGATCGTTCACGACGCCACCTTCGGCGCGACGACGGTCGTCGCGTCGATGCTGGCCTTCGCGCTCGGCGCCTTCGCTGTCGTGGGCGATGTCGAGGCTGCGGCGGCGGCCGGCGTCGCCACGGCGGGATTGCTGGCGCTGAAGTCCGCCGCCCATGGCTGGCTGCGGCGCCTGAGCTGGGAGGAGCTGCGCTCCGGCCTGACGCTCGCCGCCATGACGGTCATTCTGCTGCCGCTGCTGCCAGACCGCGCCGTCGATCCCTGGCAGGCGGTCAATCCGCATGAGATCTGGCTGATGACCGTGCTGATCGCGGTCATTTCCTTTCTCGGCTATGTCGTCATGAAAGCGACGGGCGGCGCGCGCGGCGTGGCGCTGACGGGGATCGCGGGCGGTCTCGTCTCCTCCACCGCGGCGACGATGACGATGGCGCGCCTTTCTCGCGAGCAGGGCGGCGCTGCGTCGCTCTTCGCCGCAGGCGCGCTCTTCGCCAACGCCACTATGGTGTTCCGCGTGCTGGCCGTCGTCACTTTGATCGACGCCGAGCTGCTCGGCGCGCTCGCGCCGCCTTTCGCCGCTGGCGGGGCCGTGATGCTCCTCTTCGCGGCTTTCTTCATGCGCAGCGCCGCCGCCGTCCCCTCCGGCGCGGGCTTCGCGCCGAAGAATCCGCTCGATCTCGGGGCCGTGCTCGAATTCGGCGCGCTGCTCACCGTCATCGCGGTCCTGGCGCGGCTGGCGACGCGCATGGCCGGCGGCGCCGGCGTGCTCGCGGTGGCGGCGATCTCGGGTCTCGTCGACGTCGATCCCATCACTTTGTCGGTGGCGCGGCTCGATCGCGCGACGCTCGCGCTCGATGTCGCAGCGGCGGCGATCGGCCTCGCCGTCGCCGTCAACACGCTCGCCAAGGCGGCGCTGACCTGGTGGATCGGCGGCTCGGGCATCGGCTTTCGCGTCGCCGCCGCTTCGGCGCTGGCGCTCGCCTGCGGCCTCGCGATCGCGCTGCTGGCGCGCTGA
- a CDS encoding 3-deoxy-manno-octulosonate cytidylyltransferase: MIRPLVVIPARMGSSRLPGKALAPIAGRPMILHVLEKALAAAIGPVAVATDSDEIARIVEAAGGRAVITSGDHACGSDRIGEALGGLDPAGDHDVIVNLQGDQPDIEPGALAVALEPLADLAVDIATLATPAGPSERDDPNAVKLIGAEVAPRRMRALYFTRAPAPHGEGPNYHHIGVYAFRRAALARFAGLPPSPLEIRERLEQLRALEAGMRIDAMILDKAARGVDTSADLQRLREAQDQVERSRR, translated from the coding sequence ATGATCCGTCCGCTCGTCGTCATCCCCGCCCGGATGGGCTCCTCCCGCCTTCCGGGCAAGGCGCTCGCGCCGATCGCCGGCCGGCCGATGATCCTGCATGTGCTGGAAAAGGCGCTGGCCGCCGCGATCGGCCCGGTCGCTGTCGCGACCGACTCGGACGAGATCGCACGCATCGTCGAGGCCGCCGGCGGGCGGGCCGTGATCACCAGCGGCGATCACGCCTGCGGCAGCGACCGCATCGGCGAAGCGCTCGGCGGGCTCGATCCGGCGGGCGACCATGACGTGATCGTCAATCTTCAAGGGGACCAGCCCGACATAGAGCCCGGCGCGCTCGCGGTCGCGCTGGAGCCGCTCGCGGACCTTGCGGTCGATATCGCAACGCTCGCGACCCCCGCCGGCCCGAGCGAACGCGACGATCCCAACGCCGTCAAGCTGATCGGCGCCGAGGTCGCGCCGCGTCGGATGCGTGCGCTCTATTTCACCCGCGCCCCGGCGCCCCACGGCGAGGGGCCGAACTATCACCATATCGGCGTCTACGCCTTTCGCCGCGCGGCGCTCGCGCGCTTTGCCGGCCTGCCGCCCTCCCCGCTCGAGATTCGCGAGCGGCTGGAGCAGTTGCGGGCGCTCGAGGCCGGCATGCGAATAGACGCCATGATCCTGGACAAAGCCGCCCGCGGGGTGGATACCAGCGCCGATCTTCAACGCCTGCGCGAGGCGCAGGACCAAGTCGAACGGAGCCGTCGATGA
- a CDS encoding CBS domain-containing protein produces the protein MKVQDIMTREVCLVEPDQTIRDAARRMADLDVGLLPVGENDRLVGMVSDRDIALRAIAAGKGAETKIRDVMTRDVRYCYVDHDVEDVAQNMAEQQLRRLPVLDRRKRLVGIVSLADLAMDRDAGLSGAALRGVSQPGGHHCQSARAA, from the coding sequence ATGAAAGTTCAAGACATCATGACGCGCGAAGTCTGTCTCGTCGAACCCGATCAGACGATTCGCGACGCGGCGCGACGCATGGCCGATCTCGACGTCGGCCTTCTGCCTGTCGGCGAGAACGACCGCCTCGTCGGCATGGTCAGCGACCGCGACATCGCATTGCGCGCAATAGCCGCCGGCAAGGGCGCCGAGACCAAGATTCGCGACGTCATGACGCGTGACGTTCGCTATTGCTATGTGGATCACGACGTCGAGGACGTCGCGCAGAACATGGCCGAGCAGCAATTGCGCCGTCTGCCCGTGCTCGATCGCCGCAAGCGCCTCGTCGGCATCGTCTCGCTCGCCGATCTCGCCATGGACCGCGACGCCGGCCTCAGCGGCGCCGCGCTGCGCGGCGTCTCGCAGCCCGGCGGCCATCATTGCCAGAGCGCGCGCGCCGCGTGA
- a CDS encoding HIT family protein: protein MAAAYDKDNVFAKILRGEIPAHKVYEDDVALAMMDIMPRAEGHVLVIPKVPARGLLDIDPAALSALVTRVQHVAKAAKDAFSADGLTLQQFNESAGGQVIFHLHFHILPRFEGVALRPPGTMADGEKLKAQAEKIKAALGPFKG, encoded by the coding sequence ATGGCCGCAGCCTATGACAAGGACAATGTGTTCGCCAAAATCCTGCGCGGAGAAATCCCTGCGCATAAGGTCTATGAGGACGATGTCGCACTCGCCATGATGGACATCATGCCGCGCGCCGAGGGCCATGTGCTGGTGATCCCCAAGGTTCCCGCACGCGGTCTCTTGGACATAGACCCGGCCGCGCTCTCCGCGCTCGTCACCCGCGTGCAGCATGTCGCCAAGGCCGCCAAGGACGCTTTTTCGGCCGACGGTCTGACCTTGCAGCAATTCAACGAGAGCGCCGGCGGACAGGTGATCTTCCACCTGCATTTCCACATTCTGCCGCGCTTCGAGGGCGTCGCCCTGCGCCCGCCGGGAACCATGGCCGATGGCGAGAAGCTGAAGGCGCAGGCCGAGAAGATTAAAGCCGCGCTCGGCCCGTTCAAAGGCTGA
- a CDS encoding prephenate dehydratase, translated as MSVRPKIAYQGEPGANSDIACRDAYPGYDPLPCASFEDAFAAVTEGVAALGMIPIENSIAGRVADIHHFLPNAGLYIIGEYFLPIHFQLMAPRGATRETLRGVYSHVHALGQCRRIIRELGLVAHTAGDTAGAAREVAEWGDATKAALAPRLAASIYGLDILAENVEDAAHNTTRFVVLSKTPQRPEPNSGPTMTSFVFRVRNVPAALYKALGGFATNGVNMTKLESYMVDGEFAATRFLADVDGHPDEPPLARALDELRFFSKELEIIGVYPAHGFRMENKRPFEYGD; from the coding sequence ATGAGCGTGCGGCCGAAAATCGCCTATCAGGGCGAGCCCGGCGCCAATTCTGACATCGCCTGTCGGGACGCCTATCCGGGCTATGATCCCCTGCCCTGCGCGAGCTTCGAGGACGCTTTCGCGGCGGTCACCGAAGGCGTCGCGGCGCTGGGGATGATCCCGATCGAGAATTCGATCGCCGGCCGCGTGGCGGATATTCATCATTTCCTGCCCAACGCCGGGCTCTACATCATCGGCGAATATTTTCTGCCCATCCATTTTCAGCTGATGGCGCCGCGCGGCGCGACGCGCGAGACGCTTCGCGGCGTCTATAGCCATGTGCATGCGCTCGGCCAGTGCCGCCGGATCATCCGCGAGCTCGGCCTCGTCGCCCATACGGCCGGCGACACCGCCGGCGCCGCGCGCGAAGTGGCGGAATGGGGCGACGCGACCAAGGCGGCGCTGGCGCCGCGCCTCGCCGCCTCGATCTACGGTCTCGACATTCTCGCGGAAAATGTCGAGGACGCCGCGCATAACACGACGCGCTTCGTCGTGCTGTCGAAGACGCCGCAGCGGCCGGAGCCCAATAGCGGGCCGACGATGACGAGCTTCGTCTTTCGCGTGCGCAATGTGCCGGCGGCGCTCTACAAGGCGCTCGGCGGCTTCGCCACCAATGGCGTGAACATGACCAAGCTCGAGAGCTATATGGTCGACGGCGAATTCGCGGCGACGCGCTTCCTCGCCGATGTCGACGGCCATCCGGACGAGCCGCCGCTCGCCCGCGCGCTCGATGAATTACGCTTCTTCTCCAAGGAGCTCGAGATCATCGGCGTCTATCCGGCGCACGGATTCCGCATGGAGAACAAGCGTCCGTTCGAATATGGCGATTAG
- the rpmG gene encoding 50S ribosomal protein L33, which yields MAKSAMIKIKLLSTADTGTFYVTKKNARTKTEKLVFKKYDPVVRKHVEFKETKIK from the coding sequence ATGGCCAAATCCGCCATGATCAAGATCAAGCTTCTGTCGACGGCCGACACGGGCACCTTCTACGTGACGAAGAAGAACGCCCGCACCAAGACCGAGAAGCTCGTGTTCAAGAAATACGATCCCGTCGTGCGCAAGCATGTCGAGTTCAAGGAAACCAAGATCAAGTGA